The Sesamum indicum cultivar Zhongzhi No. 13 linkage group LG1, S_indicum_v1.0, whole genome shotgun sequence genome includes a window with the following:
- the LOC105165431 gene encoding 4-coumarate--CoA ligase 2 has translation MATATKQKDIIFRSKLPDIYIPNHLPLHSYCFQNISQFSTRPCLINGSTDDVYTYEEVELVSRRVAAGLSKLGIRKGDTIMILLPNSPEFVFAFLGASYIGAVSTTANPFFTPAEVAKQAKASIAKLIITQACYVEKVREYGRENGVKVVCVDTPPAGSGCLEFSQLTSADKKEMPAVEIKPEDTVALPYSSGTTGLPKGVMLTHKGLVTNVAQHVDGENPNLYIHSEDVVLCLLPLFHIYSLSVMLCGLRVGAAILIMQKFDIVPLLELIQKYKVTIGPFVPPIVLDIAKSPVVGKYDLSSVRTVMSGAAPLGKELEDAVRIKFPNAKLGQGYGMTEAGAVLAMCLAFAKEPFEIKSGACGTVVRNAEMKILDPETGASLPRNQPGEICIRGDQIMKGYLNDPEATERTIDKEGWLHTGDIGFIDDDDELFIVDRLKEIIKYKGFQVAPAELEALLLNHPYIADAAVVPMKDEMKHEKTGEVPVAFVVKSKGSTMSEDEIKEFISKQVIFYKRIKRVFFMEAIPKSPSGKILRKDLRARLPAFSN, from the exons ATGGCGACTGCGACTAAGCAGAAAGATATCATCTTCAGATCGAAACTCCCCGACATCTACATCCCGAACCATCTCCCCTTGCATTCTTACTGTTTCCAGAACATTTCTCAGTTCAGCACTCGGCCATGTCTGATCAATGGCTCGACGGACGACGTCTACACGTACGAGGAAGTGGAGTTGGTTTCAAGAAGAGTGGCGGCGGGGCTGAGCAAACTCGGCATCCGCAAGGGCGACACCATCATGATCCTCCTCCCTAACTCGCCGGAATTCGTCTTCGCCTTCCTCGGTGCGTCGTACATCGGCGCAGTCTCGACGACGGCGAACCCCTTCTTCACCCCGGCCGAGGTCGCCAAGCAGGCCAAGGCCTCGATTGCGAAACTCATCATAACGCAAGCGTGCTACGTCGAGAAAGTCCGGGAATACGGGCGGGAGAACGGCGTGAAGGTAGTTTGCGTCGACACGCCGCCGGCTGGTTCGGGTTGCTTGGAATTCTCCCAGCTGACTTCCGCCGACAAGAAAGAAATGCCGGCGGTAGAGATCAAACCGGAGGACACGGTGGCCCTGCCGTACTCCTCCGGGACGACGGGGCTGCCCAAGGGGGTGATGCTGACGCACAAGGGGCTCGTCACCAACGTGGCCCAGCACGTTGATGGGGAAAACCCGAATTTGTATATCCACAGCGAGGATGTGGTGCTCTGCCTTCTGCCTCTGTTTCATATTTACTCGCTATCCGTTATGCTGTGCGGGCTGCGGGTCGGAGCCGCCATCCTCATCATGCAGAAGTTCGATATCGTTCCGTTGTTGGAGCTGATACAGAAGTACAAAGTGACGATCGGGCCCTTCGTGCCGCCGATCGTTCTGGACATTGCAAAGAGCCCGGTGGTGGGAAAATACGACCTTTCATCTGTACGGACGGTGATGTCCGGGGCGGCGCCGCTGGGGAAGGAGCTGGAGGACGCTGTGCGAATTAAGTTTCCTAATGCTAAGCTCGGTCAg GGTTATGGAATGACAGAGGCTGGGGCGGTGTTGGCAATGTGTTTGGCATTCGCAAAGGAACCATTCGAGATCAAATCAGGTGCGTGCGGGACCGTGGTAAGGAATGCTGAGATGAAAATCCTGGACCCCGAAACTGGTGCTTCCCTGCCCCGCAATCAGCCTGGAGAAATTTGCATCAGAGGCGATCAGATCATGAAAG GTTATCTGAACGATCCGGAGGCGACGGAGAGGACGATCGACAAAGAAGGGTGGTTGCATACAGGCGATATAGGGTTCATtgacgatgatgatgagcTCTTCATCGTTGATCGTCTGAAGGAAATAATCAAGTACAAGGGGTTTCAGGTTGCTCCCGCTGAACTGGAGGCCCTCCTCCTCAATCATCCCTACATCGCGGATGCTGCAGTCGTGCC CATGAAAGATGAGATGAAACATGAGAAAACAGGAGAAGTGCCGGTTGCCTTTGTAGTGAAATCAAAGGGATCAACGATGAGTGAGGATGAGATCAAGGAGTTCATCTCCAAACAG GTGATCTTCTACAAGAGAATAAAGCGTGTGTTTTTCATGGAAGCCATTCCCAAGTCTCCATCAGGCAAAATACTGAGGAAGGATTTGAGAGCAAGATTACCAGCtttttccaattaa
- the LOC105165423 gene encoding uncharacterized protein LOC105165423, with translation MQPPHHHTRINLAELKAQIVKKLGAEGSKQYFYYLNRFLSLKLTKVEFNKLCLRIFGRENIALHNQLIRAILRNACSAKTPPPASHKDDVLKNGTQVSSKDISADSYQQNGSHTSMTPQACVSPGLSNGGDMLPLSPRKARTGSRDRRTGDRRSALGPNGKTSVGPQLSASTQSSDFNVVLENGNLNPPDIGKPVQHHQELMHQSENESENLVRRSAKMSILRTSPDGSAPSCSKEQTELVVRDDGKEASPRSPLRAPLGVPLCPVSIGGARRALPPASSSRCIDALDDGVLLDSLTLRERMEQIALAQGLEGVSVDSANILNHGLDSYMKGLIRSCIELVGSRSGHESTKNNTNKHHSYMKLINGVRPGHQFQMQNSGKPPEVEEQRNPCEISLQDFRVAMELNPRKLGEDWPLLLEKICTHAFEE, from the coding sequence ATGCAACCACCACATCACCATACGCGGATCAATCTTGCCGAGTTGAAAGCTCAGATAGTGAAGAAACTCGGGGCAGAGGGGTCCaagcaatatttttattacttgaACAGGTTCTTGAGTTTAAAACTCACTAAGGTTGAGTTCAATAAGCTTTGTCTTAGAATTTTTGGGCGGGAGAATATTGCACTTCACAATCAGCTCATTCGTGCAATATTGAGAAATGCTTGTAGTGCGAAAACCCCACCACCAGCAAGTCACAAGGATGATGTTTTGAAGAATGGTACACAAGTTAGCAGCAAGGATATTTCTGCTGATAGTTATCAGCAAAATGGGTCCCACACCAGTATGACTCCTCAAGCTTGTGTGTCACCAGGGTTGTCAAATGGAGGTGACATGCTACCCCTCTCGCCCCGAAAGGCCAGAACAGGTTCTCGTGATCGGAGAACTGGGGATCGTCGAAGCGCTCTTGGACCTAACGGCAAAACTAGTGTGGGACCTCAGCTGTCTGCTTCCACTCAGTCGAGTGATTTTAATGTCGTATTGGAGAATGGAAATTTGAATCCACCTGATATTGGGAAGCCGGTGCAGCATCATCAAGAACTCATGCACCAATCAGAGAATGAAAGTGAGAACTTGGTTCGGCGTTCTGCTAAAATGTCCATTCTGAGGACATCACCAGATGGTTCAGCTCCTTCATGCAGCAAGGAACAGACAGAATTAGTAGTTAGAGATGATGGGAAAGAAGCTTCTCCTAGGAGTCCACTCCGGGCGCCACTTGGTGTTCCATTATGTCCTGTTAGCATTGGTGGGGCACGTAGAGCTCTGCCTCCAGCAAGTAGCAGTAGATGTATCGATGCACTTGATGATGGTGTTTTGTTGGACAGTCTAACATTAAGGGAACGGATGGAGCAGATTGCTTTAGCACAAGGTCTTGAAGGGGTGTCGGTTGATTCTGCCAACATCTTGAACCATGGATTAGACTCGTACATGAAAGGATTAATTAGGTCTTGCATTGAACTTGTAGGGTCAAGATCAGGGCATGAGTCAACAAAGAATAATACCAACAAGCACCACAGCTATATGAAGCTAATTAATGGTGTTAGACCAGGTCATCAATTTCAGATGCAAAATAGTGGAAAACCTCCGGAAGTGGAAGAACAGAGAAATCCTTGCGAAATTTCTTTACAGGACTTTCGAGTTGCCATGGAGCTGAATCCACGAAAACTTGGTGAAGACTGGCCATTGTTGCTAGAGAAAATATGTACACATGCATTTGAAGAATAG
- the LOC105166854 gene encoding probable E3 ubiquitin-protein ligase RNF217: MDMIISALIDGFEDVFPLSDDTYAEELQFQEALEASLNLSTTPDQSSSSRHDLTSTPVCRICTEEKQKSDMVQLEGCPHSFCSICMAKHVEYKLQQNIAVVSCPAEDCNNVIQPTGSLRRMMPTDVIARWEEAITASMILDSQKIHCPYEDCSEMLVNDGEEGVVVKESECPSCRRLFCAQCRVRWHQGFDCEEFGKLNRKRKDKEKLRLLARKNKWKECPNCKVFVDKTEGCIHITCRCKFEFCYKCGSRWNERHWKTCQE; the protein is encoded by the exons ATGGATATGATCATATCAGCACTGATTGACGGATTTGAGGATGTTTTCCCACTCTCGGACGACACATATGCCGAAGAACTTCAGTTCCAAGAAGCCCTCGAGGCCTCCTTGAACCTGTCAACTACTCCTGACCAATCCTCCTCGtcaagacatgatttgacatcTACACCAGTCTGCAGAATCTGCAcagaagagaaacaaaaatccGACATGGTCCAACTTGAGGGCTGCCCTCACTCCTTCTGCTCCATCTGCATGGCCAAACACGTCGAGTACAAGCTCCAACAGAACATCGCCGTCGTTTCTTGCCCTGCCGAGGATTGCAACAACGTCATACAGCCTACCGGCTCGTTAAGGCGTATGATGCCGACCGATGTGATTGCCCGGTGGGAGGAGGCGATCACTGCTTCGATGATTCTTGATTCCCAGAAGATTCATTGCCCTTACGAGGACTGCTCGGAGATGCTGGTGAACGATGGGGAGGAAGGGGTTGTGGTGAAGGAATCGGAGTGTCCGAGCTGCCGGAGATTGTTCTGTGCGCAGTGTAGGGTTCGTTGGCATCAGGGTTTTGATTGTGAAGAGTTTGGGAAGTTGAATCGAAAGAGAAAGGATAAGGAAAAGCTGAGGTTGCTGGCGAGAAAGAATAAGTGGAAGGAGTGTCCTAATTGTAAGGTGTTTGTGGACAAAACTGAAGGCTGTATACACATTACTTGCAG ATGTAAATTTGAGTTCTGCTATAAATGTGGGTCGAGGTGGAATGAGAGGCACTGGAAGACTTGCCAGGAATAG
- the LOC105166864 gene encoding probable E3 ubiquitin-protein ligase rbrA codes for MGKKANTTNNNSLPSMDTQSIAISVDDSYLSLLVTATDHQNLQHLMSDDDYAQELQLQEAIMVSILSAQIPQTPNISVDQTSRKKSKTVVGEPSQTLCEICADRKDGDQMFSVPNCSHRFCTECITKHISITIKKGAIVNRKAEARSLSCPGVDCRGVLEIEACRGIVADDVVAAWDDAICESMIAPSQRFYCPYKDCSGLLVNDSGGIREAECPFCRRLMCARCNVPWHSGFECEEFSRLREDERGRDDLMVQELAKQNKWRRCHKCKFFVEKNNGCLHMTCRCGFQFCYACGAVWSNNHGGCR; via the exons ATGGGAAAAAAAGCAAACACCACAAACAACAACTCCCTTCCGTCGATGGATACACAATCAATCGCCATTTCCGTCGATGACTCCTACCTCTCTTTGCTTGTCACAGCCACTGATCACCAAAACCTCCAACACCTCATGTCCGACGACGACTACGCTCAAGAACTGCAGCTCCAGGAGGCCATTATGGTTTCCATCCTCTCCGCCCAAATTCCCCAAACTCCAAACATTTCCGTCGACCAAACGTCACGAAAGAAGTCCAAGACTGTCGTTGGGGAACCGTCGCAAACACTTTGCGAGATCTGCGCCGACAGAAAAGACGGCGATCAAATGTTTTCAGTCCCCAACTGCAGCCACCGCTTCTGCACGGAATGCATCACGAAGCATATATCGATAACCATCAAGAAAGGAGCCATCGTAAACCGCAAAGCAGAAGCGCGTTCTCTCAGCTGCCCCGGGGTAGACTGCAGAGGCGTGCTTGAGATCGAGGCGTGCAGAGGAATCGTGGCGGACGATGTTGTTGCCGCGTGGGACGACGCTATATGCGAGTCGATGATAGCGCCGTCGCAGAGGTTTTACTGTCCATACAAGGACTGTTCAGGGCTGTTGGTGAATGATAGTGGTGGTATAAGGGAGGCTGAGTGCCCTTTCTGCAGGAGATTAATGTGTGCGCGGTGCAATGTGCCGTGGCATTCTGGGTTTGAGTGTGAGGAGTTTTCGAGGTTGAGGGAAGATGAGAGGGGGAGAGATGATCTGATGGTGCAGGAGCTCGCGAAGCAGAATAAGTGGCGGAGATGCCATAAGTGCAAGTTCTTCGTGGAGAAAAATAATGGCTGCTTGCATATGACATGCAG GTGTGGATTTCAATTTTGCTATGCCTGTGGAGCAGTTTGGAGTAACAATCATGGTGGTTGCCGGTGA